In Terriglobales bacterium, a single genomic region encodes these proteins:
- a CDS encoding LysR family transcriptional regulator: MELFQLETFLAVAETRSFSRAAQKLHRTQPAVSQTIRKLEADIGEPLFDRSSRDANLTDAGRMLVDYAEKLLNLRSEAGSAIIELRELHAGKLAIAANEFTSIYLLPVLEKFRHQSPMIKITVQRSLSSQISQEVLNHKVEMGMLSFSPDVPGLRSTVVYKDELAFIVHPRHPLASAKEVHIRQLGAESFIAHNVSSQYRAKVVEAFRRHKTPLNMQVELPTIEAIKRFVAMGNGVALVPGMCVETELKRGELVHVPARELKFERKLRIIYRKNSSLSHAARAFLKILESIASERKGRYVFEAE; the protein is encoded by the coding sequence ATGGAACTTTTCCAATTAGAGACATTTCTTGCGGTTGCGGAAACCCGGAGTTTCTCGCGGGCGGCGCAAAAATTGCATCGCACACAACCTGCGGTGAGCCAAACCATACGCAAGCTGGAGGCGGACATCGGCGAGCCTCTTTTTGATCGCTCCTCGCGCGATGCCAACCTCACCGACGCCGGACGCATGCTCGTAGACTATGCCGAAAAGCTGCTGAATCTGCGCAGCGAAGCTGGCAGCGCCATCATCGAGTTGCGTGAACTGCACGCCGGAAAATTAGCCATCGCGGCCAACGAGTTCACCTCCATTTATCTACTGCCTGTGCTCGAGAAGTTCCGGCACCAGTCGCCGATGATTAAGATCACGGTGCAGCGCTCTTTGTCTTCGCAAATTTCACAGGAAGTGCTCAATCACAAAGTCGAAATGGGAATGCTGTCTTTCAGCCCCGATGTTCCCGGATTGCGCTCTACCGTGGTTTACAAGGATGAGCTTGCATTCATCGTGCATCCGCGGCACCCGCTAGCGTCGGCGAAAGAAGTGCACATCCGCCAGCTCGGGGCGGAGTCATTCATTGCCCATAATGTTTCTTCCCAATACCGCGCCAAAGTTGTGGAAGCCTTCCGGCGGCACAAGACCCCACTTAACATGCAGGTCGAACTTCCGACCATTGAAGCCATCAAGCGTTTTGTCGCTATGGGAAACGGCGTGGCTTTGGTACCGGGCATGTGCGTGGAAACGGAGCTCAAGCGCGGGGAACTGGTCCATGTTCCGGCTCGCGAACTCAAGTTTGAAAGAAAACTGCGCATCATCTACCGCAAGAATTCCAGCCTCTCGCACGCCGCCCGGGCTTTCTTGAAGATCCTCGAATCAATCGCCTCCGAAAGAAAAGGCCGCTACGTCTTCGAAGCCGAGTAA
- a CDS encoding carboxypeptidase regulatory-like domain-containing protein → MSRRNLVVLLVSFFLCTATLSAQTLTGSITGVVEDPHGAVMPSVEVKLTSDSTGAVRTTTSSQNGEFTFNALPPDTYSLAVEHSGFKKYEKKNLVLVPNDHLSAGQIQLQIGQANESVEVIAEGAAVQTASTERSGVITSEQVSDLTVINRDFSVLASLQPGVVYTPGAEAQSFSGNSQFNVNGSRVGQNNITIDGVPIENSNGTNFNTFISMDAISEVKVQSSGYQAEFGRKAGGAVQAVTKSGGLQYHGEVYWFQRNNIFNALGSVAKTAHQTDPNKPLADPPYRFITAGANFGGPVYIPKLIPRGQKKLFFFVSEEQQRELRPQDVRQVTVPTALERAGNFSQSNNGAPLLIANPFDIKANPTHKCSAATSTSPAVTTGCFANSIIPAALIDPRTQAYLNLLPLPNISGSNFNYQVQESLRIPKHTETLRLDFNPTTNNLFFVTMSRWWDDEQGFAVPAGNANWGWLPSEYNPIARFITLDGQHIFSPTLIFEGRFVASRWTEGNNPKANIVATRSVPGTGIHLPQLDPQNNPLQILPQATFGGVNNPANPAVASRYPITGIENVFIFNPELTKLVGAHTLKTGMYMEYWQEHKGVNGDFTGSYNFSSNSSTYTAALGNTGNPYANALIGDFQNYTENNTRPPLISHYSSLEWFAQDNWKILRNLTIEAGVRLGWSRPFHNAPANEAGFVPERYDRTQQVLLYGMGGAPTPTPAGLNGAEVLGRGNPVNGTVTNGIVPGFAQAFDPNYPPGMRNSDHVKVAPRFGFSYDPWGDGKTAIRGGFGMFYDLRERDNFFTNDFRSLPLQFTPNIEFGLSTAATTLGPLTASGIDFVDPNKINQAIFPSSSFAFQRNRKVPYVMQYNFGIQRELGFKTVVDIAYVASLGRHLIWQTNLNALPVGSGGTGTSQNKLRPYLGYTDINQLEYSGTSNYNSLQVAVNRRFAKSLDFGLAYTWSRAFDFADTEGSGVLNTPFIFPNINFHQWQYGLAGYDRTHIFKASWTYDFPKASKLWDNGFVRGFLDDWRISGITTFQGGAPMGIALDNVCVLKGTALAGSVPVTSSSVCPSSIGSSNSATGWSGSSVGARVIILGKGNVTNVTTPFAHTSGLNGFIFAPPIQNTLEGTQQGTPGFGPRNYFRGPGIDNWDMSLFKQIPMPGERFKLQFRAEIYDVFNHTNWTAVDTNAQFQVDYLGNFAQVNPTFGKYTNAQLKRRMQLALKLAF, encoded by the coding sequence ATGTCACGCAGAAATCTTGTTGTATTGCTCGTATCTTTTTTTCTTTGTACCGCAACCCTTTCAGCCCAAACCCTAACTGGTTCCATTACCGGAGTGGTCGAAGATCCACATGGCGCTGTGATGCCGAGTGTGGAGGTTAAGCTGACCTCCGATAGCACCGGCGCCGTCCGCACTACCACCAGCAGCCAGAACGGCGAGTTCACATTTAACGCTCTGCCGCCGGACACTTATTCGTTGGCGGTGGAGCATAGTGGCTTCAAGAAATACGAGAAGAAAAATCTGGTTTTGGTGCCCAATGACCATCTTTCCGCAGGACAGATTCAGTTGCAGATCGGCCAAGCCAACGAATCCGTGGAGGTCATCGCTGAAGGCGCGGCTGTGCAAACCGCCAGCACCGAGCGTTCTGGCGTCATCACCAGCGAACAAGTTTCGGATCTCACCGTTATCAACCGCGATTTCTCAGTGCTGGCCTCTTTGCAGCCCGGCGTGGTCTACACTCCCGGTGCGGAGGCGCAAAGCTTCAGCGGCAACTCTCAGTTCAACGTCAACGGCTCGCGCGTAGGACAAAACAATATCACCATTGACGGCGTGCCCATCGAAAACTCCAACGGCACCAACTTTAATACGTTTATCAGTATGGACGCCATCTCTGAGGTCAAGGTGCAAAGCAGCGGCTATCAGGCTGAATTTGGACGCAAGGCAGGCGGAGCCGTTCAGGCCGTAACCAAGTCGGGAGGTCTGCAGTATCACGGCGAGGTGTATTGGTTTCAGCGCAATAACATATTTAACGCGCTCGGGTCTGTTGCCAAAACCGCTCACCAAACTGACCCCAACAAACCCCTTGCCGATCCCCCGTATCGTTTTATAACCGCGGGCGCTAATTTTGGTGGGCCGGTATACATCCCGAAGCTGATTCCTCGCGGCCAGAAGAAGTTGTTCTTCTTTGTCTCTGAAGAGCAGCAGCGTGAACTCCGTCCCCAGGATGTGCGCCAGGTTACAGTGCCTACCGCGCTGGAGCGGGCTGGCAACTTCTCCCAAAGCAACAATGGTGCGCCGCTCCTGATTGCCAATCCTTTTGACATCAAGGCCAATCCGACCCACAAGTGCAGCGCAGCTACGTCTACTTCGCCCGCAGTTACTACCGGCTGTTTCGCAAACAGCATAATTCCTGCTGCGCTGATTGACCCGCGCACGCAGGCATACCTCAACCTGCTTCCTTTGCCCAATATCAGCGGATCGAACTTCAACTACCAGGTTCAGGAGAGCTTGAGGATTCCTAAACACACCGAAACCCTGCGCTTGGACTTCAATCCCACGACCAACAACCTGTTTTTCGTGACCATGAGTCGCTGGTGGGATGATGAGCAGGGCTTCGCCGTCCCCGCCGGCAACGCCAACTGGGGATGGCTGCCCAGCGAGTACAACCCCATTGCCCGCTTCATCACGCTTGATGGTCAGCATATTTTCAGCCCAACACTTATCTTTGAAGGCAGGTTTGTAGCCTCACGCTGGACTGAAGGCAACAACCCCAAAGCCAATATCGTCGCGACTCGCAGCGTGCCGGGGACTGGGATACATCTTCCCCAGCTTGATCCGCAAAATAACCCTTTACAGATTCTGCCCCAGGCCACCTTCGGAGGCGTGAACAACCCGGCTAATCCTGCGGTTGCCTCCCGTTATCCCATTACCGGCATAGAGAATGTTTTTATCTTTAACCCCGAACTCACCAAGCTGGTGGGTGCCCACACTCTCAAGACCGGTATGTACATGGAGTATTGGCAGGAGCACAAGGGAGTGAATGGTGACTTTACCGGAAGCTATAACTTCAGCTCCAATAGCAGCACCTATACCGCCGCCCTGGGCAACACCGGCAATCCTTACGCCAACGCTCTGATCGGTGACTTCCAGAATTACACCGAAAACAACACGCGTCCTCCTCTGATCTCGCACTACAGCAGCTTAGAGTGGTTCGCGCAGGATAACTGGAAGATTCTTCGCAACCTTACTATCGAGGCGGGCGTGCGGCTGGGCTGGTCACGTCCGTTCCATAATGCACCTGCGAATGAAGCCGGCTTCGTACCCGAGCGTTACGATCGCACCCAGCAGGTGCTCTTATACGGTATGGGCGGCGCACCGACGCCAACGCCTGCGGGATTAAACGGGGCCGAAGTACTCGGTAGAGGCAATCCCGTAAATGGAACGGTTACCAACGGCATAGTTCCTGGGTTTGCTCAGGCATTTGATCCCAACTATCCCCCCGGAATGCGCAATAGCGATCATGTGAAAGTCGCCCCACGTTTCGGCTTCTCTTACGATCCCTGGGGTGATGGCAAGACCGCCATCCGCGGCGGCTTCGGCATGTTCTATGACCTCCGCGAAAGAGACAACTTCTTCACCAACGACTTCAGGAGTCTACCGCTTCAGTTCACTCCTAATATCGAATTTGGGCTGTCAACCGCCGCGACCACATTGGGACCGTTGACTGCGTCGGGTATTGATTTCGTGGATCCGAACAAAATTAATCAAGCCATCTTCCCATCCTCGAGCTTTGCGTTCCAGCGCAATCGCAAGGTGCCCTACGTCATGCAATACAACTTTGGCATCCAACGTGAGCTTGGATTCAAAACTGTGGTGGATATCGCCTACGTAGCTTCCTTGGGCCGCCATCTGATCTGGCAGACAAATCTGAATGCCCTTCCTGTTGGGAGCGGCGGCACTGGCACATCGCAGAACAAGTTACGTCCCTATCTTGGCTACACCGACATCAACCAACTTGAGTACTCTGGCACTTCCAACTACAACTCTTTGCAGGTTGCGGTGAACCGCCGCTTTGCAAAGAGCCTTGACTTCGGGCTTGCCTATACCTGGTCAAGGGCCTTTGATTTTGCCGATACGGAGGGTAGCGGAGTTCTCAATACTCCTTTTATCTTCCCGAATATCAACTTCCACCAGTGGCAGTATGGGTTGGCCGGCTATGATCGTACCCATATCTTCAAGGCGTCTTGGACCTATGACTTCCCCAAAGCCAGCAAGCTTTGGGATAACGGCTTTGTTCGTGGTTTTCTCGATGATTGGAGAATCTCAGGAATCACCACTTTCCAAGGCGGCGCGCCGATGGGCATCGCGCTCGACAACGTCTGTGTCTTGAAAGGGACAGCGTTGGCCGGGAGCGTTCCTGTTACGTCCAGTTCAGTCTGCCCAAGCAGCATTGGCAGCAGCAATAGTGCAACTGGCTGGAGTGGTTCCTCCGTGGGGGCCCGAGTGATTATCCTGGGTAAGGGAAACGTCACCAACGTTACCACGCCCTTTGCCCATACCAGCGGCCTCAATGGCTTTATCTTCGCTCCACCTATCCAGAACACTTTAGAGGGCACGCAGCAGGGTACACCCGGTTTTGGTCCAAGGAACTACTTCCGTGGACCGGGAATCGACAATTGGGATATGTCTCTCTTCAAGCAGATCCCCATGCCCGGCGAGCGCTTCAAGCTCCAGTTCCGCGCCGAAATCTATGATGTCTTTAATCACACCAATTGGACCGCGGTGGATACCAACGCGCAATTCCAGGTTGATTACCTGGGCAATTTCGCCCAGGTGAACCCAACCTTTGGAAAATACACCAACGCGCAGCTCAAGCGGCGCATGCAGTTGGCTTTGAAGCTTGCCTTCTAA
- a CDS encoding PaaI family thioesterase, producing MPKMIDGIRRTLRGEAPQAPVAQLIGFRLTEIEHGRAVVQLDSTARHSNPMGTLHGGILCDIADAAMGLAYASTLEEEESFTTLELKINFLKPIWNSKLVATGKVVKKGRTVGMTECDVVDEKGSLVARSSSTCMTLRGDKAQGR from the coding sequence ATGCCAAAAATGATTGATGGAATCCGCAGGACTCTTCGCGGCGAAGCACCACAGGCCCCGGTGGCTCAATTGATTGGATTCAGATTGACCGAAATTGAACACGGTCGAGCAGTAGTCCAATTAGACTCCACCGCGCGCCACAGCAATCCCATGGGAACACTGCACGGCGGAATATTATGCGATATCGCAGATGCCGCAATGGGACTTGCTTACGCCAGCACTCTGGAAGAGGAAGAGTCCTTTACCACCCTGGAGCTGAAGATAAATTTCTTAAAGCCAATCTGGAACTCCAAGCTGGTTGCCACCGGCAAGGTAGTTAAGAAAGGTCGAACTGTAGGCATGACCGAGTGCGATGTTGTGGATGAAAAAGGCAGCCTGGTAGCACGATCGAGCAGCACCTGCATGACGCTGCGGGGAGATAAAGCGCAGGGAAGATAA
- a CDS encoding creatininase family protein: MKRQTIITVLLILCFLFMAAVVHATAQAQLSTRWEELTAPDFVQAIKRSQGTCLLPFGILEKHGAHLPLGTDLVNVRYLSLTAASQEYAVVFPEYYFGQIFEARHQPGTVAYSLQLQLQLLQETTDEMARNGCKKVVIINGHGGNEYLLPLFAQAQMERPHDYVVYVYWPFPKEAGRPQKKDTVDMHGGESETSHTMIARPDLVHMDRVQNDSGKDLARQKLPTDVYTGIWWYARFPNHYSGDASTANKELGELDEKSLVEQVVAAIKAIKADTVSLQLQNEFYEESTHPLDTKPNQ, translated from the coding sequence ATGAAACGTCAAACTATCATTACTGTCCTGCTTATTCTCTGTTTTCTTTTCATGGCTGCCGTAGTACACGCGACTGCGCAAGCACAGCTTTCTACCCGATGGGAAGAACTTACCGCGCCGGATTTTGTGCAGGCCATCAAACGCTCCCAAGGGACATGCCTGCTTCCCTTCGGCATATTGGAAAAACATGGAGCGCATCTGCCGCTAGGCACTGACTTGGTCAACGTGCGTTACCTGAGCCTGACGGCTGCCAGCCAGGAATATGCGGTGGTCTTCCCCGAGTATTACTTCGGACAGATCTTCGAAGCCAGGCACCAGCCGGGTACGGTTGCTTACAGCTTGCAGCTTCAACTGCAGCTCCTGCAGGAAACTACCGACGAAATGGCGCGCAACGGTTGCAAGAAAGTCGTGATCATCAACGGACATGGCGGCAATGAATATTTGCTGCCGCTGTTTGCCCAGGCGCAGATGGAGCGTCCACATGATTACGTTGTTTATGTCTACTGGCCCTTCCCCAAGGAAGCAGGACGTCCGCAGAAGAAGGACACGGTAGACATGCACGGCGGCGAGTCGGAGACGTCGCACACCATGATTGCACGGCCTGACCTGGTTCATATGGATCGCGTGCAGAACGACTCAGGAAAAGACCTCGCGCGGCAAAAACTTCCCACGGACGTGTATACCGGGATCTGGTGGTATGCACGCTTCCCTAACCACTACTCAGGCGATGCTTCCACGGCGAATAAAGAGCTGGGCGAGCTCGATGAGAAGAGCCTGGTTGAACAGGTGGTTGCTGCGATCAAAGCAATCAAAGCCGATACGGTGAGTCTGCAGCTTCAAAATGAGTTCTATGAAGAATCAACGCATCCGCTGGATACGAAGCCTAACCAGTAG